In one Bradyrhizobium sp. 4 genomic region, the following are encoded:
- a CDS encoding NAD-dependent epimerase/dehydratase family protein — translation MSTSTVVFGGSGFIGTHLLRRLTSQAGDTIISADLREPEERLHGVEYRIADVRDLRTFEVQSGVDRIYNLAAVHTTPGHPDHEYYETNVAGALEVTSFAARHAAREIIFTSSISVYGPSESVKTEDTPIAPTSAYGYSKALAERAHRAWFEAQSDRKLTIVRPAVVFGKGEGGNFTRLAKLLQRGIFVYPGRRNTIKACIYVEHLLDAIDFARQQPEQFVLFNASYPQRYTLEDIVNAFTARHFPSAKTFMLPRSIVLGLAELFRMLDAFHLGIHPDRVTKLVNSTDVSPAWLTKRGLSFPNGLESALDRWATESKGLFR, via the coding sequence ATGTCCACGTCAACCGTCGTATTCGGCGGATCAGGCTTTATCGGCACTCATCTGCTGCGCCGTCTGACGTCACAAGCGGGCGATACGATCATCTCGGCCGACCTTCGGGAGCCGGAAGAACGGCTTCATGGAGTCGAATATCGTATTGCTGACGTTCGAGACCTGCGGACCTTTGAAGTTCAGTCGGGCGTCGACCGGATCTACAATCTTGCCGCCGTGCATACGACGCCTGGACATCCCGACCATGAATACTATGAGACGAACGTAGCCGGCGCCCTGGAGGTTACATCCTTCGCGGCAAGACATGCGGCACGCGAGATCATCTTCACCAGTTCCATTTCAGTCTATGGACCTAGCGAGTCGGTCAAGACCGAAGACACGCCAATCGCCCCTACTTCCGCATACGGATACTCGAAGGCGCTCGCTGAACGCGCGCATCGCGCATGGTTCGAAGCTCAGTCCGATCGGAAACTGACGATAGTCAGGCCCGCTGTAGTGTTCGGGAAGGGAGAGGGTGGCAATTTCACTCGACTTGCGAAGCTTCTACAAAGAGGAATCTTTGTCTATCCGGGCCGAAGGAATACCATCAAAGCATGTATCTACGTTGAGCACCTTCTCGATGCCATTGATTTTGCGCGCCAGCAACCCGAGCAATTTGTCCTGTTCAACGCGAGCTACCCGCAACGTTATACGCTCGAAGACATCGTGAATGCGTTCACGGCGAGGCACTTCCCGTCCGCTAAGACGTTCATGCTTCCAAGATCCATCGTATTGGGACTTGCCGAGCTGTTTCGGATGCTTGATGCGTTTCATCTCGGCATTCATCCAGACCGCGTCACCAAGTTAGTGAACTCAACAGATGTATCGCCAGCATGGCTCACCAAGCGGGGACTAAGTTTTCCTAACGGGCTGGAGTCCGCGCTCGACCGCTGGGCTACCGAAAGCAAGGGGTTATTTCGCTGA
- a CDS encoding undecaprenyl-phosphate glucose phosphotransferase, giving the protein MTVPSPRPVPVSLSGAETRTFAPQQRSSKVASLRWIRPEVAPRLVAIIDATIVMLAGVGCTVSYHLYSQSQSILDKGDEYAAAGVLIALNFGLLFTVQHGYELKNIANVRWQWRVTLTTWTGVFAGLIAMAFAIKVSGQFSRATTISFYLVGLGVLLVWKGIAAYWIANALREGTFANSRAVMIAEFGLPASSNAMINLAQHGYRLTRILEIHSKDLASPLLLSSIATRLDELIAYSRENRVEHVFLLMSWSRQHAIDSILDALKILPVPVHLVPDNHAARFLRYPLVNTGNTWTAELRRAPLSWKERAFKRILDLSGATLALLVFAPVMLVTAILIKATSRGPVFFRQTRNGFNGRAFKIFKFRTMCVLEDGPTIVQARKNDPRVTRIGKWLRKTSIDELPQLFNVLKGEMSLVGPRPHAAAHNSEYELIIGNYAFRHHVKPGITGWAQVNGYRGETRTLELMEKRVELDIWYINNWSIWLDLRIIFKTALTSFTHIAAY; this is encoded by the coding sequence ATGACAGTTCCTTCTCCACGACCGGTTCCCGTCTCCCTTTCAGGCGCAGAAACACGTACTTTTGCACCGCAGCAGCGCTCATCAAAAGTTGCATCACTCCGGTGGATTCGCCCCGAAGTTGCCCCCCGGCTTGTCGCCATCATCGATGCAACGATTGTCATGCTTGCAGGCGTTGGCTGCACCGTAAGCTACCACCTCTATTCGCAGTCACAATCAATTCTCGATAAGGGCGACGAATACGCTGCAGCCGGGGTCCTCATTGCGTTGAACTTCGGTTTGCTATTCACCGTACAACACGGCTACGAACTTAAGAATATTGCCAACGTTCGGTGGCAATGGCGCGTCACATTGACAACCTGGACTGGCGTCTTCGCCGGTCTTATCGCGATGGCTTTCGCCATTAAAGTCAGCGGTCAATTTTCGCGAGCCACTACAATTTCGTTTTATCTTGTTGGCCTCGGCGTACTACTCGTCTGGAAGGGAATCGCTGCGTACTGGATTGCAAACGCGCTGCGCGAAGGGACATTCGCTAATAGTCGCGCAGTGATGATTGCCGAATTTGGACTTCCCGCGTCATCAAACGCGATGATTAATTTAGCGCAACATGGTTATCGGCTCACGCGGATTTTGGAAATCCACTCCAAAGATCTTGCATCGCCTCTGCTGTTGTCCTCTATCGCGACGCGCCTTGACGAGTTGATCGCTTATTCGCGTGAGAACCGCGTTGAACACGTTTTCTTGTTGATGAGTTGGAGCCGGCAGCATGCAATCGACAGCATCTTGGACGCACTCAAGATTTTGCCGGTTCCTGTTCACTTAGTGCCGGACAATCATGCGGCGCGGTTTCTTCGCTATCCGCTCGTAAATACGGGAAACACCTGGACCGCGGAGCTGCGGCGCGCTCCCCTTTCCTGGAAGGAACGCGCGTTCAAGCGTATACTGGACCTTTCTGGCGCAACCTTAGCCCTGCTCGTGTTCGCCCCCGTCATGCTAGTCACCGCGATTCTTATCAAGGCGACGTCGAGGGGACCGGTGTTCTTTCGACAGACCCGCAATGGCTTCAACGGGCGCGCCTTCAAGATCTTCAAATTTCGGACCATGTGCGTGCTCGAGGATGGACCTACCATCGTGCAGGCCCGAAAGAACGATCCTCGCGTGACCAGAATTGGTAAATGGCTCCGCAAGACCTCGATCGATGAGTTGCCGCAGCTATTTAATGTCCTGAAGGGCGAGATGTCGTTGGTCGGGCCTCGTCCCCACGCCGCCGCCCATAATTCGGAATACGAGCTGATAATCGGCAACTACGCTTTTCGTCACCATGTCAAACCAGGTATTACGGGCTGGGCCCAAGTTAATGGATATCGCGGAGAAACACGAACGCTGGAGCTGATGGAGAAGCGCGTTGAGCTGGATATCTGGTACATCAACAACTGGAGTATTTGGCTCGACCTTCGGATCATCTTCAAAACCGCTCTGACTAGTTTCACCCATATTGCCGCGTACTAG
- a CDS encoding ABC transporter substrate-binding protein, whose protein sequence is MSTLSQLNVTLFLDGGNGARYAGELAALRQGYLPAGVAVLAHPHDPDFVATVASQRAIGVTSGQKFLLAAWRGVPVTAFAASFLDTSVAVFALESSKLKRPSDLIGKRLGYSKGSEGEVVFDAMMAQLGLPRSQIIRVADRNSFEALRARDVDAIVAPIDAQPDPSSPAYDKLTMIQPQDYGIHVPGLVYFASTELVHDHPSRIADVLQGVIRGWWFVYADTARSVPVLAEVDQQRFRPERLKFELQRQRSLVLPTGGRIGEYDESRWRTLRDILLFAKLGEEGVPLSQAVSYQFLREVYHRSPGLANTDGN, encoded by the coding sequence ATGTCCACGCTTTCGCAGCTCAATGTCACCCTCTTCTTGGACGGGGGCAATGGCGCGCGCTACGCAGGTGAATTGGCAGCGCTCAGGCAAGGGTATCTTCCTGCTGGTGTCGCAGTGCTCGCCCACCCCCATGACCCCGATTTCGTTGCGACTGTCGCAAGCCAGCGGGCTATTGGCGTGACCAGTGGTCAGAAATTTCTCCTCGCTGCTTGGCGCGGCGTGCCAGTAACGGCATTCGCAGCCAGCTTTCTAGATACGTCTGTAGCAGTTTTTGCTCTCGAAAGTTCCAAATTGAAGCGCCCGTCCGATCTTATCGGCAAACGTCTTGGATACAGCAAGGGAAGCGAAGGAGAGGTCGTCTTTGACGCTATGATGGCTCAACTTGGGTTGCCGAGAAGTCAGATCATCAGGGTAGCTGATCGCAATAGCTTCGAGGCTCTCCGCGCAAGGGACGTTGACGCCATCGTCGCCCCGATTGACGCGCAACCCGATCCCTCGAGTCCCGCCTACGACAAGCTCACCATGATCCAGCCGCAGGATTACGGCATTCATGTCCCTGGATTGGTCTATTTCGCGAGCACCGAACTTGTTCACGATCACCCGTCTCGGATTGCTGACGTGCTACAGGGGGTTATTCGGGGATGGTGGTTCGTTTACGCGGATACCGCGCGGAGCGTGCCGGTCCTGGCGGAGGTCGACCAGCAGAGGTTTAGGCCTGAGCGATTAAAGTTTGAGCTGCAGCGGCAGCGAAGTCTGGTGCTCCCGACGGGCGGGCGCATTGGGGAATATGATGAGAGCCGATGGAGAACGCTTAGGGATATCCTGCTTTTTGCGAAGCTCGGGGAGGAGGGGGTGCCGCTTTCTCAAGCGGTCAGCTATCAGTTCCTTCGCGAAGTCTACCATCGCTCGCCCGGTCTCGCAAATACGGATGGGAACTAG